One stretch of Ananas comosus cultivar F153 linkage group 6, ASM154086v1, whole genome shotgun sequence DNA includes these proteins:
- the LOC109711490 gene encoding protein FAR1-RELATED SEQUENCE 6-like isoform X1: MGRRPAQSQSDAKVDTPRQPKPKKKKSRRKAIPIPDPPEREEFGNTDVAAPRKGMVFKSFEEVCEFYNRYAQHLGFATKIKASSHKRSYIQIMCWKGRKRDKRRLDALAPRPTLYTNCPAVLKVVLSHFDGLYHLKEVVLDHNHELNPLRMHFFRDDNMLGAGVKKRGRKDHENLRALAAGDDNSVIRERDWMNSTEEAHWLKLTKEDLEALNFFFRRMQTSNSNFFYLMDMDSECRIKNVFWADGRSRSAYHYFGDVILLDTSYLRSKLSVPLAMFIGVNHHGQQVLMGCGLLSDESVSTFVWLLQAWLSCMSGKHPLAIMTDHGSAFQEAVKLVLPGCRYRFCLWQIMKNVPEKLGGCNDYKEIKRSFKKAVFESLRPHEFDIEWSKLIEKYGLVYNEWLRSLFHDRHRWVPAFVKDTFWAGISVTRRGENMDSFFEGHIEAGTSIKQFLDKYEMIMETKYESEALADFESFHKVPPLFTQFYMEEQLSEIYTIDIFAKFQDEVKALLYCHPSLIKADGSVYMFEVRERTRVKESKIMEQKNCEVIFEANSQEVRCICCSFQSRGILCRHALSVLNFQDMDEIPSQFIIDRWRKDFKGLQAAVCPLYEVVANGPMERYENLHKQCLTLADVASISDDKYEFSLKVMNEAIGKLLEEKFSSKGKKVEIMIADPVANQNDVHVPPSNANENVGDEESDEVELLGEERKKGKKKKCKEPVLVETLNTNKEKEQANPTNPPTIFHTAVPVAFQRTVTPTSWNPWNFPPVNQLRPSNLFYYAAAPMNRPQFGLFLQKDQIGNHSATGPSGALWSSQQPKERTQNLEAPPGPRRKKRKKVEVVELHPSGSSP; encoded by the exons ATGGGTCGACGCCCCGCCCAATCCCAATCCGACGCCAAAGTCGACACCCCCAGACAACCCAAGccgaagaaaaaaaagagccgGAGGAAGGCTATCCCCATCCCCGACCCCCCG GAAAGGGAAGAATTCGGCAACACAGATGTTGCTGCTCCCAGAAAAGGAATGGTGTTTAAATCCTTCGAAGAGGTCTGTGAATTCTATAACCGATATGCCCAGCACCTTGGGTTTGCTACAAAGATCAAAGCGTCGAGTCACAAACGTTCCTACATCCAGATCATGTGTTGGAAAGGCCGCAAGAGGGATAAGAGAAGGCTCGATGCTCTTGCACCGAGACCGACTTTATATACCAATTGCCCAGCTGTTCTCAAAGTAGTATTATCCCACTTCGATGGGTTGTACCACTTGAAAGAAGTAGTTCTTGATCACAACCATGAATTAAACCCATTAAGAATGCACTTCTTTCGGGATGATAATATGTTAGGGGCCGGAGTAAAGAAGCGTGGAAGAAAAGATCACGAGAATCTACGTGCTTTAGCAGCTGGCGATGACAACTCAGTTATACGTGAAAGGGATTGGATGAATTCCACCGAAGAAGCACATTGGTTGAAGCTTACGAAAGAGGATTTGGAAgctttgaatttctttttccGCCGAATGCAGACCAGCAATTCAAATTTTTTCTACCTCATGGACATGGATAGTGAATGCCGTATAAAAAATGTGTTCTGGGCTGATGGCAGGTCGAGATCAGCATACCATTACTTTGGTGACGTTATCTTATTGGATACATCTTATCTAAGGAGTAAGCTCAGCGTGCCTTTGGCTATGTTCATTGGCGTTAACCATCACGGGCAGCAAGTTCTTATGGGTTGTGGGCTGCTCTCTGATGAATCTGTAAGCACTTTTGTCTGGCTGCTTCAAGCATGGCTTTCATGTATGTCTGGAAAACATCCTCTTGCTATAATGACAGATCATGGTAGTGCTTTTCAAGAAGCAGTGAAGCTAGTTCTTCCAGGTTGTCGTTATCGTTTTTGTCTGTGGCAGATTATGAAGAATGTTCCGGAGAAATTGGGGGGATGTAACGACTATAAGGAAATAAAAAGGTCCTTTAAAAAAGCAGTTTTTGAATCTTTAAGACCTCATGAATTTGATATCGAATGGAGTAAATTGATCGAGAAGTATGGGCTTGTTTACAATGAGTGGCTTAGATCGTTATTtcacgatcggcatcgttgggTACCAGCATTTGTGAAAGATACTTTCTGGGCAGGTATATCAGTAACTCGACGTGGTGAGAACATGGATTCATTTTTTGAAGGGCATATAGAAGCTGGCACTTCTATAAAGCAGTTCCTCGATAAATATGAGATGATTATGGAAACCAAGTATGAAAGTGAAGCACTTGcagattttgaatcttttcataAAGTCCCACCATTATTCACACAATTTTACATGGAAGAGCAGCTTTCAGAAATTTACACTATAGATATATTTGCAAAGTTTCAGGATGAGGTGAAGGCTTTGTTATATTGTCACCCTTCACTTATCAAAGCAGATGGGTCAGTATATATGTTCGAGGTCAGAGAACGAACAAGAGTGAAAGAAAGTAAAATAATGGAGCAGAAGAATTGCGAAGTTATTTTTGAAGCAAATAGCCAGGAGGTTCGATGCATATGTTGTTCTTTTCAGTCTAGGGGGATATTATGTAGGCATGCACTCTCTGTGCTCAACTTTCAAGATATGGATGAAATTCCTTCTCAATTTATTATTGACCGTTGGAGGAAAGATTTCAAAGGTTTGCAAGCTGCAGTTTGTCCTCTCTATGAAGTGGTGGCTAATGGGCCGATGGAGCGATATGAGAACTTACACAAACAATGCCTTACACTTGCTGATGTCGCATCAATATCTGATGATAAATATGAGTTCTCATTGAAAGTAATGAACGAAGCGATAGGAAAGCTTCTTGAGGAGAAATTTTCATCTAAAGGAAAGAAGGTTGAGATTATGATTGCTGACCCAGTAGCAAATCAGAATGATGTCCATGTTCCACCTAGTAATGCGAATGAGAATGTGGGGGATGAGGAATCTGATGAGGTCGAACTTCTTGgtgaagaaaggaagaaaggaaagaagaagaaatgcaAAGAGCCTGTGCTAGTTGAGACATTGAACACTAATAAAGAAAAG GAACAAGCAAACCCAACAAACCCTCCAACAATTTTCCATACTGCAGTACCTGTGGCTTTCCAACGCACAGTCACTCCTACCTCATGGAATCCATGGAACTTTCCACCTGTGAACCAATTACGGCCGTCTAACTTGTTTTATTATGCTGCTGCACCTATGAACCGCCCACAATTTGGACTCTTTCTACAAAAG GATCAGATTGGCAATCATAGTGCTACCGGTCCATCAGGGGCTTTGTGGAGCTCTCAGCAACCGAAGGAG AGAACTCAAAATCTTGAGGCCCCTCCAGGtccaaggaggaagaagaggaaaaaagttGAAGTGGTGGAGTTGCACCCTTCAG GATCTTCACCATAA
- the LOC109711490 gene encoding protein FAR1-RELATED SEQUENCE 6-like isoform X3 yields MGRRPAQSQSDAKVDTPRQPKPKKKKSRRKAIPIPDPPEREEFGNTDVAAPRKGMVFKSFEEVCEFYNRYAQHLGFATKIKASSHKRSYIQIMCWKGRKRDKRRLDALAPRPTLYTNCPAVLKVVLSHFDGLYHLKEVVLDHNHELNPLRMHFFRDDNMLGAGVKKRGRKDHENLRALAAGDDNSVIRERDWMNSTEEAHWLKLTKEDLEALNFFFRRMQTSNSNFFYLMDMDSECRIKNVFWADGRSRSAYHYFGDVILLDTSYLRSKLSVPLAMFIGVNHHGQQVLMGCGLLSDESVSTFVWLLQAWLSCMSGKHPLAIMTDHGSAFQEAVKLVLPGCRYRFCLWQIMKNVPEKLGGCNDYKEIKRSFKKAVFESLRPHEFDIEWSKLIEKYGLVYNEWLRSLFHDRHRWVPAFVKDTFWAGISVTRRGENMDSFFEGHIEAGTSIKQFLDKYEMIMETKYESEALADFESFHKVPPLFTQFYMEEQLSEIYTIDIFAKFQDEVKALLYCHPSLIKADGSVYMFEVRERTRVKESKIMEQKNCEVIFEANSQEVRCICCSFQSRGILCRHALSVLNFQDMDEIPSQFIIDRWRKDFKGLQAAVCPLYEVVANGPMERYENLHKQCLTLADVASISDDKYEFSLKVMNEAIGKLLEEKFSSKGKKVEIMIADPVANQNDVHVPPSNANENVGDEESDEVELLGEERKKGKKKKCKEPVLVETLNTNKEKQMNMLEIGACASGVQNPIFAFHCTEASNICVCKYSLMAHG; encoded by the exons ATGGGTCGACGCCCCGCCCAATCCCAATCCGACGCCAAAGTCGACACCCCCAGACAACCCAAGccgaagaaaaaaaagagccgGAGGAAGGCTATCCCCATCCCCGACCCCCCG GAAAGGGAAGAATTCGGCAACACAGATGTTGCTGCTCCCAGAAAAGGAATGGTGTTTAAATCCTTCGAAGAGGTCTGTGAATTCTATAACCGATATGCCCAGCACCTTGGGTTTGCTACAAAGATCAAAGCGTCGAGTCACAAACGTTCCTACATCCAGATCATGTGTTGGAAAGGCCGCAAGAGGGATAAGAGAAGGCTCGATGCTCTTGCACCGAGACCGACTTTATATACCAATTGCCCAGCTGTTCTCAAAGTAGTATTATCCCACTTCGATGGGTTGTACCACTTGAAAGAAGTAGTTCTTGATCACAACCATGAATTAAACCCATTAAGAATGCACTTCTTTCGGGATGATAATATGTTAGGGGCCGGAGTAAAGAAGCGTGGAAGAAAAGATCACGAGAATCTACGTGCTTTAGCAGCTGGCGATGACAACTCAGTTATACGTGAAAGGGATTGGATGAATTCCACCGAAGAAGCACATTGGTTGAAGCTTACGAAAGAGGATTTGGAAgctttgaatttctttttccGCCGAATGCAGACCAGCAATTCAAATTTTTTCTACCTCATGGACATGGATAGTGAATGCCGTATAAAAAATGTGTTCTGGGCTGATGGCAGGTCGAGATCAGCATACCATTACTTTGGTGACGTTATCTTATTGGATACATCTTATCTAAGGAGTAAGCTCAGCGTGCCTTTGGCTATGTTCATTGGCGTTAACCATCACGGGCAGCAAGTTCTTATGGGTTGTGGGCTGCTCTCTGATGAATCTGTAAGCACTTTTGTCTGGCTGCTTCAAGCATGGCTTTCATGTATGTCTGGAAAACATCCTCTTGCTATAATGACAGATCATGGTAGTGCTTTTCAAGAAGCAGTGAAGCTAGTTCTTCCAGGTTGTCGTTATCGTTTTTGTCTGTGGCAGATTATGAAGAATGTTCCGGAGAAATTGGGGGGATGTAACGACTATAAGGAAATAAAAAGGTCCTTTAAAAAAGCAGTTTTTGAATCTTTAAGACCTCATGAATTTGATATCGAATGGAGTAAATTGATCGAGAAGTATGGGCTTGTTTACAATGAGTGGCTTAGATCGTTATTtcacgatcggcatcgttgggTACCAGCATTTGTGAAAGATACTTTCTGGGCAGGTATATCAGTAACTCGACGTGGTGAGAACATGGATTCATTTTTTGAAGGGCATATAGAAGCTGGCACTTCTATAAAGCAGTTCCTCGATAAATATGAGATGATTATGGAAACCAAGTATGAAAGTGAAGCACTTGcagattttgaatcttttcataAAGTCCCACCATTATTCACACAATTTTACATGGAAGAGCAGCTTTCAGAAATTTACACTATAGATATATTTGCAAAGTTTCAGGATGAGGTGAAGGCTTTGTTATATTGTCACCCTTCACTTATCAAAGCAGATGGGTCAGTATATATGTTCGAGGTCAGAGAACGAACAAGAGTGAAAGAAAGTAAAATAATGGAGCAGAAGAATTGCGAAGTTATTTTTGAAGCAAATAGCCAGGAGGTTCGATGCATATGTTGTTCTTTTCAGTCTAGGGGGATATTATGTAGGCATGCACTCTCTGTGCTCAACTTTCAAGATATGGATGAAATTCCTTCTCAATTTATTATTGACCGTTGGAGGAAAGATTTCAAAGGTTTGCAAGCTGCAGTTTGTCCTCTCTATGAAGTGGTGGCTAATGGGCCGATGGAGCGATATGAGAACTTACACAAACAATGCCTTACACTTGCTGATGTCGCATCAATATCTGATGATAAATATGAGTTCTCATTGAAAGTAATGAACGAAGCGATAGGAAAGCTTCTTGAGGAGAAATTTTCATCTAAAGGAAAGAAGGTTGAGATTATGATTGCTGACCCAGTAGCAAATCAGAATGATGTCCATGTTCCACCTAGTAATGCGAATGAGAATGTGGGGGATGAGGAATCTGATGAGGTCGAACTTCTTGgtgaagaaaggaagaaaggaaagaagaagaaatgcaAAGAGCCTGTGCTAGTTGAGACATTGAACACTAATAAAGAAAAG CAAATGAATATGCTTGAAATTGGAGCTTGTGCATCTGGAGTTCAGAATCCCATTTTCGCTTTCCACTGCACAGAAGCTTCAAACATTTGTGTTTGCAAATACTCGTTGATGGCTCATGGTTGA
- the LOC109711490 gene encoding protein FAR1-RELATED SEQUENCE 6-like isoform X2, translating to MVFKSFEEVCEFYNRYAQHLGFATKIKASSHKRSYIQIMCWKGRKRDKRRLDALAPRPTLYTNCPAVLKVVLSHFDGLYHLKEVVLDHNHELNPLRMHFFRDDNMLGAGVKKRGRKDHENLRALAAGDDNSVIRERDWMNSTEEAHWLKLTKEDLEALNFFFRRMQTSNSNFFYLMDMDSECRIKNVFWADGRSRSAYHYFGDVILLDTSYLRSKLSVPLAMFIGVNHHGQQVLMGCGLLSDESVSTFVWLLQAWLSCMSGKHPLAIMTDHGSAFQEAVKLVLPGCRYRFCLWQIMKNVPEKLGGCNDYKEIKRSFKKAVFESLRPHEFDIEWSKLIEKYGLVYNEWLRSLFHDRHRWVPAFVKDTFWAGISVTRRGENMDSFFEGHIEAGTSIKQFLDKYEMIMETKYESEALADFESFHKVPPLFTQFYMEEQLSEIYTIDIFAKFQDEVKALLYCHPSLIKADGSVYMFEVRERTRVKESKIMEQKNCEVIFEANSQEVRCICCSFQSRGILCRHALSVLNFQDMDEIPSQFIIDRWRKDFKGLQAAVCPLYEVVANGPMERYENLHKQCLTLADVASISDDKYEFSLKVMNEAIGKLLEEKFSSKGKKVEIMIADPVANQNDVHVPPSNANENVGDEESDEVELLGEERKKGKKKKCKEPVLVETLNTNKEKEQANPTNPPTIFHTAVPVAFQRTVTPTSWNPWNFPPVNQLRPSNLFYYAAAPMNRPQFGLFLQKDQIGNHSATGPSGALWSSQQPKERTQNLEAPPGPRRKKRKKVEVVELHPSGSSP from the exons ATGGTGTTTAAATCCTTCGAAGAGGTCTGTGAATTCTATAACCGATATGCCCAGCACCTTGGGTTTGCTACAAAGATCAAAGCGTCGAGTCACAAACGTTCCTACATCCAGATCATGTGTTGGAAAGGCCGCAAGAGGGATAAGAGAAGGCTCGATGCTCTTGCACCGAGACCGACTTTATATACCAATTGCCCAGCTGTTCTCAAAGTAGTATTATCCCACTTCGATGGGTTGTACCACTTGAAAGAAGTAGTTCTTGATCACAACCATGAATTAAACCCATTAAGAATGCACTTCTTTCGGGATGATAATATGTTAGGGGCCGGAGTAAAGAAGCGTGGAAGAAAAGATCACGAGAATCTACGTGCTTTAGCAGCTGGCGATGACAACTCAGTTATACGTGAAAGGGATTGGATGAATTCCACCGAAGAAGCACATTGGTTGAAGCTTACGAAAGAGGATTTGGAAgctttgaatttctttttccGCCGAATGCAGACCAGCAATTCAAATTTTTTCTACCTCATGGACATGGATAGTGAATGCCGTATAAAAAATGTGTTCTGGGCTGATGGCAGGTCGAGATCAGCATACCATTACTTTGGTGACGTTATCTTATTGGATACATCTTATCTAAGGAGTAAGCTCAGCGTGCCTTTGGCTATGTTCATTGGCGTTAACCATCACGGGCAGCAAGTTCTTATGGGTTGTGGGCTGCTCTCTGATGAATCTGTAAGCACTTTTGTCTGGCTGCTTCAAGCATGGCTTTCATGTATGTCTGGAAAACATCCTCTTGCTATAATGACAGATCATGGTAGTGCTTTTCAAGAAGCAGTGAAGCTAGTTCTTCCAGGTTGTCGTTATCGTTTTTGTCTGTGGCAGATTATGAAGAATGTTCCGGAGAAATTGGGGGGATGTAACGACTATAAGGAAATAAAAAGGTCCTTTAAAAAAGCAGTTTTTGAATCTTTAAGACCTCATGAATTTGATATCGAATGGAGTAAATTGATCGAGAAGTATGGGCTTGTTTACAATGAGTGGCTTAGATCGTTATTtcacgatcggcatcgttgggTACCAGCATTTGTGAAAGATACTTTCTGGGCAGGTATATCAGTAACTCGACGTGGTGAGAACATGGATTCATTTTTTGAAGGGCATATAGAAGCTGGCACTTCTATAAAGCAGTTCCTCGATAAATATGAGATGATTATGGAAACCAAGTATGAAAGTGAAGCACTTGcagattttgaatcttttcataAAGTCCCACCATTATTCACACAATTTTACATGGAAGAGCAGCTTTCAGAAATTTACACTATAGATATATTTGCAAAGTTTCAGGATGAGGTGAAGGCTTTGTTATATTGTCACCCTTCACTTATCAAAGCAGATGGGTCAGTATATATGTTCGAGGTCAGAGAACGAACAAGAGTGAAAGAAAGTAAAATAATGGAGCAGAAGAATTGCGAAGTTATTTTTGAAGCAAATAGCCAGGAGGTTCGATGCATATGTTGTTCTTTTCAGTCTAGGGGGATATTATGTAGGCATGCACTCTCTGTGCTCAACTTTCAAGATATGGATGAAATTCCTTCTCAATTTATTATTGACCGTTGGAGGAAAGATTTCAAAGGTTTGCAAGCTGCAGTTTGTCCTCTCTATGAAGTGGTGGCTAATGGGCCGATGGAGCGATATGAGAACTTACACAAACAATGCCTTACACTTGCTGATGTCGCATCAATATCTGATGATAAATATGAGTTCTCATTGAAAGTAATGAACGAAGCGATAGGAAAGCTTCTTGAGGAGAAATTTTCATCTAAAGGAAAGAAGGTTGAGATTATGATTGCTGACCCAGTAGCAAATCAGAATGATGTCCATGTTCCACCTAGTAATGCGAATGAGAATGTGGGGGATGAGGAATCTGATGAGGTCGAACTTCTTGgtgaagaaaggaagaaaggaaagaagaagaaatgcaAAGAGCCTGTGCTAGTTGAGACATTGAACACTAATAAAGAAAAG GAACAAGCAAACCCAACAAACCCTCCAACAATTTTCCATACTGCAGTACCTGTGGCTTTCCAACGCACAGTCACTCCTACCTCATGGAATCCATGGAACTTTCCACCTGTGAACCAATTACGGCCGTCTAACTTGTTTTATTATGCTGCTGCACCTATGAACCGCCCACAATTTGGACTCTTTCTACAAAAG GATCAGATTGGCAATCATAGTGCTACCGGTCCATCAGGGGCTTTGTGGAGCTCTCAGCAACCGAAGGAG AGAACTCAAAATCTTGAGGCCCCTCCAGGtccaaggaggaagaagaggaaaaaagttGAAGTGGTGGAGTTGCACCCTTCAG GATCTTCACCATAA